A DNA window from Dethiosulfovibrio faecalis contains the following coding sequences:
- the rfbH gene encoding lipopolysaccharide biosynthesis protein RfbH, translating to MTEKEALRKEILELVGRYCDMEDDARSYRTGDRIPYGGRVYDSREVTALVNASLDFWLTAGPEASGFESEFADFLNIRHCSLVNSGSSANLLAFMALTSPLLGDRKISRGDEVITVAAGFPTTVAPVVQYGAVPVFVDVSLPTADVDVHMLEDALSEKTKAVMIAHTLGNPFDLASVKDFCDSHNLWLVEDNCDALGSKYLMDGKWRYTGTIGHLGTSSFYPPHHMTMGEGGAVYTDDPLLHRIVRSMRDWGRDCTCPSGVDNSCGHRFTGRYGELPEGYDHKYVYSHLGYNLKATDLQAAIGRIQIEKLSDFVEARKKNWAYLRKRMDRYSDRLILPEATENSDPSWFGFLLTVRDGAGFSRDEAVRHLESRGIQTRMLFAGNLIKHPCFDDMRKQGIGYRQIGPLATTDRIMTDSFWIGVYPGLDERRLNAMAEAIEELCER from the coding sequence ATGACTGAAAAAGAAGCCCTAAGAAAAGAGATCTTGGAACTGGTCGGTCGTTACTGTGATATGGAAGACGACGCCCGGTCTTATAGAACCGGAGATAGAATTCCATACGGAGGAAGAGTCTACGACTCTCGGGAGGTAACCGCTTTGGTAAATGCCTCCTTGGACTTCTGGCTTACGGCGGGACCGGAAGCCTCGGGATTCGAGAGCGAATTCGCCGACTTCCTGAACATCCGTCATTGCTCTTTGGTCAACTCGGGTTCCTCCGCCAACCTCCTTGCCTTCATGGCCTTGACGTCGCCTCTTCTGGGAGACAGAAAGATCTCCAGAGGAGACGAAGTCATAACCGTGGCTGCCGGTTTCCCCACCACAGTTGCCCCTGTCGTCCAGTACGGCGCCGTGCCGGTATTTGTGGACGTCTCGTTGCCTACGGCGGATGTAGACGTCCACATGTTGGAAGATGCTTTGTCCGAAAAGACCAAGGCTGTGATGATAGCCCATACCCTGGGAAACCCCTTTGACCTGGCCTCGGTCAAGGACTTTTGCGATTCCCACAATCTGTGGCTGGTGGAGGACAACTGCGACGCTCTAGGCTCCAAATATCTCATGGACGGAAAATGGCGCTACACCGGAACCATAGGACACCTGGGCACCTCCAGTTTCTATCCTCCACACCACATGACCATGGGAGAAGGGGGAGCGGTGTACACAGACGATCCCTTGCTTCATCGTATAGTTCGGTCCATGAGGGACTGGGGGAGAGACTGTACCTGTCCTTCTGGAGTGGATAACTCCTGCGGCCATAGATTTACCGGTCGTTATGGAGAATTACCCGAGGGATACGACCATAAATATGTATACTCCCACCTGGGTTACAACCTTAAAGCGACGGACCTGCAAGCTGCGATAGGGCGGATCCAGATAGAAAAACTGTCTGATTTCGTTGAAGCCAGAAAGAAAAATTGGGCCTATCTCAGAAAACGGATGGACAGGTACAGTGATCGTCTTATCTTGCCCGAGGCCACGGAGAACAGCGATCCCAGTTGGTTTGGCTTTCTCTTGACCGTCCGAGACGGAGCCGGTTTTTCCAGAGACGAAGCTGTAAGACATCTCGAATCCAGAGGGATCCAGACCAGGATGCTCTTTGCGGGGAACCTCATAAAACATCCCTGTTTCGACGATATGAGGAAACAGGGGATCGGATACAGGCAGATAGGACCTCTCGCTACCACCGACAGGATAATGACCGACAGTTTCTGGATCGGGGTATATCCTGGATTGGACGAGAGAAGATTGAACGCAATGGCAGAGGCAATTGAAGAGCTCTGCGAGAGGTGA
- a CDS encoding thiamine pyrophosphate-binding protein codes for MKASDWIARYLADIGVDTVFEMIGGMTTHMLDSIYREGRSRIVTVHHEQAGAIAACGWAQVKGLPGVALATSGPGAVNLLTGIGTCYFDSIPAVFLTGQVNRNELSTGFSMRQLGFQETDVVSMAKAVTKGAVQVTDPEDTPKIMDWAFKTAMEGRPGPVLIDIPMDVQRGEITEPYDAPELTKDPDKGSICGADRFLDRVRNSLCKANRPLILVGSGVVRSGISEEVSSLVRKLKVPSVFSLMGKGTLKDCGELSVGMIGTYGNRWANYALARCDLLLVLGSRLDIRQTGVDTEGFTRQKEVFQVDIDPSEIEGRITATESLVADLRSLVPLMADKIMPAPSFDDWRSEISERRRLWDDTEELGRIEGINPNGFMRMLGLRSPDASAFVTDIGANQMWAAQSLDTDGRPFISSGGMGAMGYALPAAMGASIGFGQTPVVVVVGDGGMQCNIQELQTIVRNKLPLKIVVMDNGSLGMVRQFQEAYLGGRYPGTVWGYDAPDFCRVAEAYGIEARRVEDPAFVEDALAWLWRDPEKPSLLSVRILPGVGVAPKMAFGKGLDEMEPER; via the coding sequence ATGAAGGCGAGCGACTGGATAGCTCGATATCTGGCGGATATCGGAGTGGATACGGTGTTCGAGATGATAGGCGGCATGACCACCCATATGCTCGACTCCATATACCGAGAGGGAAGAAGCCGTATAGTGACGGTACATCACGAACAGGCCGGTGCCATAGCTGCCTGCGGCTGGGCCCAGGTGAAAGGGCTTCCCGGCGTCGCTCTGGCTACCAGCGGTCCAGGAGCGGTCAATCTGTTGACTGGAATAGGGACTTGCTACTTCGATTCGATCCCGGCGGTATTTCTTACCGGTCAGGTGAACAGAAACGAGCTCAGCACAGGGTTTTCGATGAGACAGCTCGGCTTTCAGGAAACCGACGTCGTCTCCATGGCTAAGGCCGTAACAAAAGGGGCGGTCCAGGTTACCGATCCAGAGGACACCCCGAAGATAATGGACTGGGCCTTTAAGACCGCTATGGAGGGCCGCCCCGGACCGGTGCTCATAGACATACCTATGGACGTCCAAAGAGGGGAGATAACCGAACCTTACGATGCCCCCGAGCTAACGAAAGATCCCGATAAAGGGTCGATCTGCGGAGCGGACCGTTTCCTAGATAGGGTGAGAAACTCCCTGTGCAAGGCCAACCGTCCTCTCATACTGGTGGGGAGCGGTGTCGTTCGTTCCGGTATCTCCGAGGAGGTCTCGTCTCTCGTTCGAAAGCTGAAAGTTCCATCGGTCTTTTCCCTTATGGGGAAAGGAACCCTAAAGGATTGCGGAGAGCTTTCGGTGGGAATGATAGGAACCTACGGAAACAGATGGGCCAACTATGCCCTGGCTAGATGCGATCTGCTTCTCGTCCTGGGCAGCCGTTTGGACATTCGCCAAACCGGCGTGGACACCGAGGGCTTTACCAGGCAAAAAGAGGTCTTTCAGGTGGATATCGATCCTTCCGAGATAGAGGGTCGAATAACCGCCACAGAATCCCTGGTGGCCGATCTTCGTTCCCTGGTCCCTCTCATGGCGGACAAGATAATGCCAGCCCCCTCTTTCGACGATTGGCGAAGCGAGATATCCGAGAGAAGACGACTTTGGGACGATACGGAAGAGCTGGGGCGGATCGAAGGGATAAACCCCAACGGTTTTATGCGTATGTTGGGCTTGAGAAGCCCCGATGCGTCTGCCTTCGTGACCGATATAGGGGCCAATCAGATGTGGGCCGCCCAGTCCTTGGACACAGACGGAAGACCTTTCATCAGCTCCGGTGGGATGGGTGCGATGGGATACGCTCTACCTGCCGCCATGGGTGCCTCCATCGGATTCGGGCAGACGCCCGTGGTCGTTGTGGTCGGAGACGGGGGCATGCAATGCAACATACAGGAGCTACAGACCATAGTCAGGAACAAGCTTCCCCTGAAAATAGTGGTTATGGACAACGGGTCGCTTGGGATGGTGCGACAGTTTCAGGAAGCCTATCTGGGTGGACGCTATCCCGGTACGGTCTGGGGATACGACGCTCCCGACTTCTGCCGGGTCGCGGAGGCCTATGGGATAGAGGCGAGGAGAGTCGAAGATCCCGCTTTCGTGGAGGATGCTCTGGCGTGGCTGTGGAGGGATCCCGAAAAGCCCTCTCTGTTGTCTGTGAGAATCTTGCCAGGCGTAGGGGTCGCCCCGAAGATGGCTTTCGGAAAGGGATTGGACGAAATGGAGCCTGAAAGATGA
- a CDS encoding glycosyltransferase family 2 protein — protein MSSKIGVCILSYNRPEYLRKAIESVLNQSLRPSWIEIMDNGSDPSVRESVRGWIEDGSILWKGESVNKGVHWNFQKALTRGDSMDYLYIMHDDDVLLPSFLKEGVGFMLNHPELVALACNGYEIDSDGIRIGNLHNPKRRKSVEFFSSVVDMVNLYMKTFMAFPSVIYRGEFLAGVEVPSRFGQLMDVVFLTELARKGGLAYLNKRLFEYRVHGGQDSTVFKEDDWRLLEKYYLSLSKDFPRLSWRIKVYLVRRRLSRYWKKIKRKLFC, from the coding sequence ATGAGTTCTAAAATCGGAGTGTGTATTTTATCCTACAACAGGCCTGAGTATCTGCGAAAGGCGATCGAGTCGGTATTGAACCAGTCTCTTCGTCCTTCCTGGATAGAGATCATGGACAACGGGAGCGATCCATCCGTAAGGGAGTCTGTTAGAGGGTGGATCGAGGATGGATCGATCCTATGGAAAGGTGAGTCCGTAAACAAAGGTGTCCATTGGAACTTCCAAAAGGCTCTGACAAGAGGAGATTCCATGGACTATCTTTATATAATGCACGACGATGATGTCCTTCTTCCCTCTTTTTTGAAAGAAGGGGTGGGGTTTATGTTGAATCATCCCGAATTGGTAGCATTGGCCTGTAACGGGTACGAGATCGATTCCGACGGAATCAGGATAGGCAATCTCCATAATCCTAAAAGGCGAAAGAGCGTGGAGTTTTTTTCCTCCGTGGTAGATATGGTCAACCTCTATATGAAAACTTTCATGGCCTTCCCCTCCGTCATATACAGAGGGGAGTTTCTTGCGGGTGTAGAGGTTCCCAGTCGATTCGGCCAGTTGATGGATGTTGTGTTTCTCACGGAATTGGCCCGAAAGGGCGGTTTGGCATACCTAAATAAGCGTCTTTTTGAGTATAGGGTCCATGGCGGTCAGGACTCCACCGTTTTCAAGGAAGACGATTGGCGACTTCTGGAAAAGTATTATCTGTCTTTATCGAAAGATTTCCCAAGATTATCCTGGAGGATAAAAGTATATCTAGTTAGGCGCAGACTATCCAGATATTGGAAAAAGATAAAGCGAAAGTTGTTTTGTTGA
- a CDS encoding UDP-glucose dehydrogenase family protein, producing the protein MHICMIGTGYVGLVTGTCLAEVGHSVWCVDVDGSKIERLKNGEIPIYEPGLEDVVSRNVKQGRLRFTTDLKEALDDSPFVFIAVGTPPGEDGSADLRYVLDAARQIGSAMDDYKIVVVKSTVPVGTTEKARLCVSEELGIRGRDDLDFDVAFCPEFLKEGSAIDDFMSPDRVVIGTDNQKTADLLGELFSAFSFREDRIIFMSIPSAELTKYASNSMLATRISFMNQLARFCEKIGADIDQVRHGMGSDGRIGSAFLYPGVGYGGSCFPKDVKALIHSGRSHGVPMTLLESVEEINKSQRKWFFDKILSHYGADISGKIFAIWGLSFKPNTDDIREAPALDIIPWLLEKGAGVRAYDPVAQENAKAALPNTEGIVYCDDNYQALENTDALILLTEWLPFRRPEFDMMKDLMRGHVLFDGRNQYRPDRMAELGFVYYGIGRYVR; encoded by the coding sequence GTGCACATCTGTATGATAGGAACAGGCTACGTCGGACTCGTGACGGGAACCTGCCTTGCCGAGGTGGGACACAGCGTCTGGTGCGTCGACGTTGACGGATCCAAAATAGAACGACTTAAAAACGGGGAGATCCCCATATACGAACCGGGCCTGGAGGACGTGGTTTCCCGCAACGTGAAACAGGGGAGGCTGAGATTTACCACCGACCTGAAGGAAGCTCTGGACGACAGCCCTTTCGTGTTCATCGCCGTGGGTACGCCTCCGGGAGAGGATGGTTCCGCAGATCTTCGGTACGTTCTAGACGCGGCCAGACAGATAGGATCCGCCATGGACGACTACAAAATCGTGGTGGTGAAATCCACCGTTCCGGTGGGGACTACGGAAAAGGCGAGGCTGTGCGTTTCGGAAGAGCTCGGTATAAGGGGACGAGACGACCTCGACTTCGACGTGGCGTTTTGTCCCGAGTTCCTCAAGGAAGGCTCGGCCATAGACGACTTCATGAGCCCCGACAGGGTGGTTATAGGGACGGACAATCAGAAGACCGCTGATCTGCTGGGGGAGCTTTTCTCCGCCTTCAGTTTCAGGGAAGACCGGATAATATTCATGTCCATTCCATCGGCGGAGCTCACAAAATACGCGTCCAACTCTATGCTGGCCACCAGGATCAGCTTCATGAACCAGCTCGCCCGTTTTTGCGAGAAAATCGGAGCGGACATAGACCAGGTTCGCCACGGAATGGGAAGCGACGGTCGGATAGGATCGGCCTTTCTGTATCCCGGAGTGGGATACGGTGGATCCTGCTTTCCTAAAGACGTGAAAGCCCTCATTCACTCCGGCAGAAGCCATGGAGTTCCGATGACACTTCTGGAATCGGTGGAGGAGATAAACAAGAGCCAGAGAAAGTGGTTCTTCGATAAGATACTGAGCCACTACGGAGCGGACATATCGGGCAAGATCTTCGCTATCTGGGGGCTCAGCTTCAAGCCCAACACGGACGATATAAGGGAGGCCCCTGCACTGGACATAATTCCATGGCTGCTTGAAAAAGGGGCGGGTGTTAGGGCCTACGACCCGGTGGCACAGGAAAACGCCAAGGCGGCGTTGCCGAATACGGAGGGCATAGTCTACTGCGACGATAACTATCAAGCTCTGGAGAACACCGATGCCTTGATTCTGCTTACCGAATGGCTCCCATTTCGCCGTCCCGAGTTCGACATGATGAAAGATCTGATGAGAGGGCACGTCCTTTTCGACGGAAGAAATCAATATAGGCCGGACCGGATGGCGGAGCTGGGGTTCGTTTATTACGGGATAGGCAGGTATGTAAGATAA
- a CDS encoding NAD-dependent epimerase/dehydratase family protein, protein MKSSARGDLLRSWLDPLADLAMDLADDLKGSRILLTGGTGFVGTWITSLLMAMKDRGAAFDLAILSRKPNVLRARLGAFFDLSSLELIPSDLTAPPLELPRFDMAIHAAGEISPGVTWPMVEKSLVSATGSVADELGKNGCRRFLFISSGAVYGDSGNPGGVAENCCLAPDPCGGDIYGNAKRWAETLSLMYGRKWGMEVTIARCFAFSGFFLPLNGRFALGNFISDGIKKDPVVVRGTGTPLRSYLDGSDMALWLLTLLVRGKDGRPYNVGSPYPISIGDTAAMVADMSGTRVEILNGQDGRGDYYPATDRIEEDLGLNPTVDLVESIERTIVWNGGDVL, encoded by the coding sequence TTGAAGAGCTCTGCGAGAGGTGATCTCCTCCGTTCATGGCTTGACCCCCTGGCGGATCTCGCCATGGACCTGGCGGACGATCTGAAGGGCAGCCGGATTCTCTTGACCGGTGGAACCGGCTTCGTAGGCACATGGATAACCTCGCTGCTTATGGCGATGAAAGACCGTGGTGCTGCCTTCGATCTCGCCATATTGTCCAGAAAACCGAACGTTTTAAGAGCCCGACTCGGAGCTTTCTTCGACCTCTCCTCTCTGGAGCTGATACCCTCGGATCTTACTGCGCCTCCTTTGGAGCTTCCTCGCTTCGACATGGCTATCCATGCCGCTGGCGAGATATCTCCCGGGGTGACCTGGCCGATGGTTGAGAAAAGCCTTGTCTCCGCCACCGGATCGGTCGCCGATGAACTGGGAAAGAACGGCTGTCGCCGCTTCCTCTTCATAAGTTCAGGAGCCGTCTACGGTGATAGTGGAAATCCCGGCGGAGTGGCGGAAAACTGTTGCCTCGCTCCCGATCCCTGCGGTGGAGATATCTACGGAAACGCCAAGAGATGGGCCGAGACCCTGTCTCTCATGTACGGTAGAAAATGGGGAATGGAGGTTACCATAGCCCGATGCTTTGCATTTTCCGGTTTCTTTTTGCCTCTGAACGGTCGTTTTGCCCTAGGAAACTTCATTTCCGACGGTATAAAGAAAGATCCCGTCGTCGTCCGTGGTACAGGAACTCCATTAAGATCCTATCTGGACGGCAGCGATATGGCCCTTTGGCTCTTGACCCTATTGGTTCGTGGAAAAGACGGAAGACCCTACAACGTTGGTTCTCCATATCCGATCTCCATAGGAGATACCGCCGCCATGGTTGCCGATATGAGTGGAACCAGGGTCGAGATCCTGAACGGACAGGACGGCAGAGGGGATTATTACCCTGCGACCGACAGAATAGAGGAAGATCTCGGTTTGAATCCTACCGTGGATTTGGTGGAATCCATAGAAAGAACGATAGTCTGGAACGGAGGGGACGTTCTATGA
- the rfbG gene encoding CDP-glucose 4,6-dehydratase, with protein sequence MNKIDKSFWNGRSVFVTGHTGFKGGWLSLWLSSLGARVHGYALDPPTSPSFFDALKLDDMIDSTIGDVRNLDLMIAEMKRTSPEIVFHMAAQPLVRESYKNPIETYDVNVMGTAKVLEAVRKTPSVRAVVVITTDKCYENGERIWGYREDEPLGGYDPYSSSKACSEIVASAYRRSYFNPDDYDRHRVALATARAGNVLGGGDWAKDRLVPDCFRSILAGEPVIIRSPYAVRPWQHVLEPLSGYLCLGKLLYQAGPEYGESWNFGPLDRDEQTVEKVVGKLCELWGDRAGYEIGEDPERLHEASMLRLDCSKSRFRLDWLPEWSLEQALLASVEWTKAWSNGASSDEMTTISVDQIDKYSNGES encoded by the coding sequence TTGAATAAAATAGATAAATCCTTCTGGAACGGACGATCTGTGTTCGTGACGGGGCACACCGGGTTTAAAGGAGGATGGTTATCGCTCTGGCTGTCTTCTCTGGGAGCTCGGGTTCACGGCTATGCTCTGGATCCTCCTACGTCGCCCTCCTTTTTCGATGCCTTGAAGTTGGACGACATGATCGACTCCACCATAGGAGACGTAAGGAACCTAGATCTCATGATAGCCGAGATGAAAAGGACTAGTCCCGAAATAGTCTTCCATATGGCTGCTCAACCGCTTGTCAGGGAATCCTACAAAAACCCTATAGAGACCTACGATGTAAACGTAATGGGAACTGCCAAGGTCCTGGAAGCGGTTCGCAAAACCCCATCGGTACGGGCCGTAGTGGTAATAACCACCGACAAATGCTACGAAAACGGCGAACGTATATGGGGATACAGGGAAGACGAACCGCTGGGAGGATACGACCCCTACTCGAGCAGCAAAGCCTGCTCCGAAATAGTAGCCTCGGCCTATCGTCGCTCCTACTTCAACCCTGACGATTATGACAGGCACCGGGTCGCCCTGGCAACGGCTAGGGCCGGAAACGTCTTGGGCGGAGGCGACTGGGCCAAGGACAGGCTGGTTCCCGACTGTTTTAGATCCATCCTTGCCGGTGAGCCGGTGATTATCCGAAGTCCCTATGCGGTTCGTCCGTGGCAGCACGTTCTGGAACCTCTGTCGGGCTACCTTTGTCTTGGAAAACTGCTCTATCAGGCTGGACCGGAATACGGAGAGAGCTGGAACTTCGGTCCTCTGGACAGAGACGAACAGACGGTCGAAAAAGTGGTCGGCAAACTCTGCGAACTATGGGGCGATCGGGCCGGATACGAGATAGGGGAGGATCCGGAAAGACTCCACGAAGCCTCCATGCTTAGGCTGGACTGTTCCAAAAGCCGGTTCAGACTCGACTGGCTTCCCGAATGGTCCCTCGAACAGGCGCTGCTTGCGTCGGTGGAATGGACCAAGGCTTGGAGTAACGGTGCCTCGAGCGACGAGATGACGACGATCTCCGTCGATCAGATAGACAAATATTCCAATGGAGAGAGCTAG
- a CDS encoding glycosyltransferase, whose protein sequence is MGYKILFCSDSLIIDGVTSYILHVGTALSRAGHQVAVLGRWAGKGFQSRYREEGIKVIQCPSLTVGNRWFDKKGREFDPDVIMTDSRRSFPLATRLKRILDKPVVTYFLDHLEKTDKPGRDVSSLVKWSDAWAGAEDPILQTLPRHSSGTPIMKLPRPLDTAVRATPLPPKDPFVITCFGRLSGYKTPGMVYLMEHMEELKKAIPSASITVVGGGGWRLLKFRNMAAAINRKMGEQCVNVIGTKPDPRPWIDRSNAVCAASTSAIESILSQKPTVCFASYWMGHATPENLDQVVGSYFGERGGIGHFKKDPSLLKHIIPTLAEIYRVYGTKESVEDLVTIRERLSPKFSSRETVDCFEEIMKLFKA, encoded by the coding sequence ATGGGCTATAAGATACTCTTCTGCTCCGACTCACTGATAATAGACGGAGTTACATCGTACATCCTTCATGTCGGAACGGCTCTCAGCAGAGCGGGGCATCAGGTGGCGGTGCTGGGTCGATGGGCCGGCAAGGGTTTTCAGAGCCGATACAGAGAAGAAGGGATCAAGGTTATACAATGTCCATCCCTTACGGTAGGCAACCGTTGGTTCGATAAGAAGGGCAGGGAATTCGATCCGGACGTCATAATGACCGATTCCAGACGATCCTTCCCTCTGGCAACCAGACTTAAGAGGATACTGGACAAACCGGTGGTAACCTACTTTCTCGATCACCTGGAAAAAACGGATAAACCCGGAAGGGACGTCTCCTCGCTAGTAAAATGGAGCGACGCATGGGCCGGCGCGGAGGACCCCATACTTCAAACCCTCCCTCGGCACTCGTCGGGAACCCCCATAATGAAGCTTCCGAGGCCTCTCGACACGGCGGTCAGGGCGACTCCGCTTCCCCCTAAAGACCCATTCGTCATAACCTGTTTCGGTCGCCTCAGCGGTTACAAGACCCCCGGCATGGTGTACCTTATGGAACACATGGAAGAACTAAAAAAGGCGATCCCCTCCGCCTCCATAACAGTCGTAGGAGGCGGCGGTTGGCGATTGCTGAAGTTTCGAAATATGGCGGCGGCCATAAACCGTAAAATGGGAGAGCAATGCGTAAACGTGATCGGAACAAAGCCGGACCCCAGACCTTGGATAGATCGCTCGAACGCGGTGTGCGCCGCATCGACGTCGGCAATAGAGTCGATTTTATCTCAAAAACCAACAGTCTGTTTCGCCAGCTACTGGATGGGACACGCCACGCCTGAGAACCTGGACCAGGTGGTGGGATCCTACTTCGGAGAGAGAGGCGGCATCGGACATTTCAAGAAGGATCCATCTCTGTTAAAACACATAATCCCCACGTTGGCGGAGATATACAGAGTCTACGGCACGAAGGAGTCGGTCGAGGACCTGGTCACCATCAGAGAAAGACTAAGCCCCAAGTTCTCCTCAAGGGAAACGGTGGACTGTTTCGAGGAGATAATGAAGCTTTTCAAGGCATGA